The segment CTGCCGCATGGCGGTCATCACCACGATGGGGGTCGAAATCTTGAGAACGCACGAGATATCCACCAGCAGGAACAGCAGCGCCTGGGTCACACTGCGCGTCAGAACATAGGTGATGGCGGCCCCCAGGAAGTTGTAGGCCACCAGCGCGTCGGCGCGGGTCTGATTGAGGCGCTGGCGCGGGGACTGGAAATCCTCGCCCCCGGTGATCAGGCGCACGATCTGGCTGATGCGGTTCTCGGTGGCGAGGCTGGTGACGCGCAGGATCAGTTCGCCATTTTCCACCACGGTGCTGGCGTACACGGCATCGCCCACCGTCTTATGCACCGCCAGCGGCTCACCCGTCAGGGTCGATTCGTTGACCATCCCGCGCCCACGCAGCACCTCACCGTCCAGTGGAATGGCCCGGCCGGACGTGACACTGACGTGGTCTCCCACCCGCACGTCCGCGAGAGCCGTTTCGTGCAGCCCGCCGCTCTCGGTGATGACCCAGGCGCTGTGGCTGAGGAACGACAGGCTGCCCTCCAGTCGCTCTCGCGAACGGGTTTCGACCCACGCTTCCAAGTCCTCGCCCAGATTCAGCAGGAAGATAATGGAGGACGCGGTGGAGAAGTCGCCCATCAGTTGCGAGACGACAATGGTGGTGGCGTCCAGGACTTCCACGGTCAGGCGGCGCTGACGCAAGGCGCGCAGGGCGGGAGGAATGAAGGCCAATGATTTGATCAACGTGATCGGGGCGCGCACGACAGGCGGCAGCAGCGTGTGTGTCAGCGCCCGGCGCAGCGCCGCCTCGTAGAACACGTCGAACAGTTCGCGTTCTTCCGGCGCGGTGCCGATGTCGTTGGCATCCTGGCAAAGGTCCAGCACTTCCAGGCGTTGCAGTGCGTTCAGGAGCGCGGCGCGTGAGCCTCTGTAGTCGAGAACCAAACCGCTGCCGTACTTGTAGACCGTCACGCGCGTGATGCCTGGCAAGTCCAGCAGCCGCTCGCGTAAGACCTTTCGGCCCGCCGGGCCGAAAGGACAGTTCGACGAAACTCTTAAACGGCCCGGCCCGCTGTGCTCAACCCTAAAACGCACGCAAGCTCACTGGCTGCCGGTGTCCTCGGCGTCTGTCGTGTTGCGGGCTGGAGCTCTCTCTTCGACCAGTTTGGCGTCCACGAGATCGGGGGCGTTGTGCTCACCCTCTCCGCTCAAGTCCGCATACTCGCGGCTTTTCTGCTCGCTGCGGTCTTTTTCGTAGATGGTGCGGGCGTCAGCCATCACGTCGTCGTAGGAGGCGCGCACGCCCTCGACGGACGTGTCCAGGGTATCCTTCATCTTCATCCCCCCGGCGATCAGGTGGGCGTACAGCCGCTTGGCATCGCGGCTGCCCAGCAGCTTGAGGCCCACAGTCCCGACCAGCAGGCCGCCCAGAAAGGCACTGGTCGTGGGGGCCATCTGAAGCTGTGGTGCCCGGCGACGCTGACCCGCGCCCCCTCTGTAGGCCGCGCCATCGTTTCGACTCTCTGGGGCAATAATTTTGATTTCGGGTACCTCAACTTTAATGTTCTGCTTGTGATCCGACATGGGTTCCTCCGCTGGGGTGCAGCCAACATACTCCCTGGCACCGCTTGGTGCTACCGCGTTGGCTCGCCTCAAGAACGAAGTCAGCAGGGGTTTAAAGGGCGGAGACGAGCACAGGAATTTCTGAGCCAGCACGCCCACATTAAAAACCTGCACCAAACCAGACGAATTAACCGGAAACGAGCGTTCCAGACGTAGTTAATGATCAGGGCAGGGGTGGCTTGAAATTCAAGCCACCCCTGACGTTCGTCTACCGCGAGCCAATTTACCGCGAATAGGGGTTGACCTGTAGAGCAAAACATGCGAAAGGGACGGTGTTATGGGCCGTCCCGACCTCACTTTACAATCGCTTTCTACCGCTGTCACCCTGCTCAGTCGTTGGATCGCCCCTCACCTTCCACCGAAACTGCTCCATCCACACGAGAAAATCTCGGACGCTGACCTCGTGGCCGTCGCGCTGCTTCAAAAACTGCACAAGGTGCCCTATTTCAGCCGGTGGTGGCAATTTCTGAAGCTAAACCACTTTCCGCACTTTCCTTCTGAACCGCAAGCCCGAATCCGGCTCGCTCGATTGACCCCGGTCGTCGAGCAACTGGCCACCGAAGTCCAGCGTCTGGACTTCGTCGCTGTGGATTCACAGCCGCTCCCTGTTTCGACCTTCAAGCGAGCGCCACGATGTAAATTTCGAGGGGCTCGTCATGGGTTCAGCACGGCTGGGCCGGTGTACGGCTTCAAATTGCACGCTTGGAGTGCGCTGAACGGCAAGATCGTTAAATACGAGATTCGTCCTGCGAATGAGCACGATTTCAGCGTGCTCTGCGAGGGTGTTTAGGGACTGGCCCGCTTACAGCGGGCCAAAACAGATCGGAGACAAGGGGTATCAGTCTGGAACGTGCTTGACCCCTCCAAAGGCAAATGCGAAACAGATTGATCCACGTTGGAAAGAAGAGTACGGAGCCGCGAGGAAGTGCATCGAGTCGGCCTTCTCTGTTCTCGTTGGTGCGGGAGTGCGCTGGGGACAGGTGAAGACGTTCCTCAGTCTCCGGTTGAAGGTCGCCTTGGGCGTCCTCGCACATAACCTGAAATTCACTGACCTCAGTGGCTGATCGCTGACCTGTCAACCCCTATTCGCGGTAATTTAAGACAACGTAATCCGTCAGTCAGCGCTCACTTGGGTTCATTCACGATCACGATGCGGCCTTCGTTTTGCACATCGACCGCAGGACTGGCCTTCAGATAGTTGACCAAAATGTCCACGTCCAGCGTGCCGGTGTCCAGGCGCTTGGCCCCTTTGAACATGGTAAACCCGTCGCCGCCGCCCGCCGTAAAGTTGTTCATCGCGACCTTGTAGGTTTGGGTGTCAACCAACGGCTGCCCGTTCAGCGTCACGGCCGTCACGCGGCTGCCCGCAGGCTTGGCGAGGTCAAAGGTGTAGCTCACGCCTTTGGACACATGCAGGAACTGGCCCTTGTTCTCGCTCCACGTGGCCACGCCGTGTTCCAGCGCTGCCCGGATCTGGGCGCCCGTCAGGTCGAGAACAGACAATGAGTTGCCGAACGGCTGCACCGTGATGGCTTCTTCAAAGGTGATCGGGCCGGGGTTGATGCTCGCGCGCACGCCGCCGCCGTTCACGAAGGCGATGGTCGCTCCGGCCCGCTGAGCCGCCGCGAGACTGGCATCGGCCAGCACATTGGCCATCGTGCTCTCGCGCTTGCGGACGATCTCGCGGTTGCCGTTCAGCCCCGCTGCCGTTTGTCCAACCACTTGGCGGCGCAGGTTGGCAATCGGCACACTCAGCGTTTCGATCATGCGTTTGGCAGTGGGGTCTTCAGCAATGTCGGCGGTCACGGGCACTGGGTTGCCTTCCCACGCCTCGACAGCTCCAGCGTCATTGAAGGTCACTTTCAGGCGGCCCAGCACTTTGCCCCATTCCCAAGCGGCCACCAGCAGCGTGCGGTTGCCGTCCGGGTTGTTGACGATGGTGGGGTACGGCCCTTCACTGGCCGGAAAATCCTTGTTGGTGAAGGTGCCCAGCAGCGTGTGGCTGTGGCCGCCCACGATCAGGTCAATGCCCGGCACGGTGCGGGCCACTTCCTGCTCCAGGGTGTAGCCGAGGTGAGAGACCAAGATGATCTTGTTGATGCCTTGCCCCTGCAGCGCCGTGACGCTGCCCTTGAGGCTGGTCATCAGTTCCAGCATCTTGACGTTCGGGCCGGGGCTGCTGATCAGGGGCAGGTCAGGCGTGACCGCGCCCACCACACCGATTTTCTCGCCGCCGACCGTTAGCACCGCATAGGGCTTGACCAAATCCTTGAGCAGCGGCTCGGCGCTGATGTCGATGTTGGCGGCCAGCAGCGGAAAGGTCGCTTTCTGAGCAAATTTGGCCAGGGCTTCCGGGCCATCGTCGAACTCGTGGTTGCCCACGGCCATCGCCTTGTACCCCATCAGATTCATGAACAAGACGTCAGCCAAGCCCTTATAGACGTTGTAAAACAAGGTGCCCTGAAACGTGTCGCCGCCCGAGAGAACAAGTGGGTTGGGATCTTGAGCGCTGAACTGCTTGACCAAGGTGGCCTGTCTGGCATACCCGCCGTAGGTCGCCTGTCCAATGGTGGTGGGCTCCAACCGGCCGTGCAGGTCATCGGTGTGCAGCACCGTCAGGGTCAGGGGCGCGGCTGAAGCAGTGCCCAGCAGGCTGACGGTCAAGAGAAGGGAACGGGTCAGGGTCATACGTCACATTCTAACGGGTGCTTGGTCAAGGGAACGTTCGGAAGTGGCAAGTATCCCCGTGTAGACGGGACAGCGAAGTGACCACCCGGATCTGTCGTGCTCCGCTGCAGCAAAAGGGCGTCCCCAATGGACGCCCCCGAATGAAAAACGAACCCTGGTTGAGCAGGGCCCGCGGTCTACTCTACTCTCCCGAAACGCCGGAGCAAGTGGTCTTCTGCGGCTGCCGTGCCGGGTTGACGCGGTGCACTTCATAGACGTGCTTCCCGCTCTCAAAGCCCGTTCCCTCGGAGGCCGAAGAGCACTCCCGTGTCGCCACACGCCGACTTCGAACCAGCCCCAGACGGAGCCCCCATCGCAGGGTGTAGCCAGACCACGGCACCACTCAGCGTGGCGCTGGGCCACGTCCCCTTCACGCTGCCGCAACGCGTGTTGGGGCGAGATCTCTTGGATGTGCTCGAGCGCCTGAAGCTGTTGAACGTTCGCTCGGCTTCCCGCTTAGGCCGGTTCTTGCGGGCACGGGATCCTGTGATTGGCACCTCTCTCCGCGCTGAGGCCCGGGCAGGCCGAGTGCGGCTGCTCCGCCGAGTGGTCAAGGCGGAGGGAAGGCAGCTGTACACCGATCGGGGTGAAGCCCACCCGGTGGACGCCGTCGTCTGGGCCGCCGGATTTCGTCCAGACTCCACTTGGCTCCCCCCCGAAGTTGTGGACAGTCAGGGCCGGCCCCAACACCTGGAGGGCGTGTCCCCACTGCCCGGGCCGATGTTCTTAGGCCTGTCCTGGCAGCGTTCACGTGCCTCGGCGCTGCTGGGCGGTGTAGGAAACGACGCCGCCGTACTGGCCGGGCGGCTGGTGGAGTTGTGTGCCAAAGAATCTGAGGTTCCCTCTGCGGCTGAGGAAGCCGACCAAGCCTCACTCAGCTCACCTCTCCTCAGACCTTGACCCACAGGCTGTGAACGCTCACGCCTCCAGAGAAGCTGCCGAGCTGGGTGGAGCCACAGGGTGTTGCACCAAGCTGTGGGATCACATGAGGCTCTGCAGCATCTGCAGGAGCTGCGCCTCACTGAGAAGGCCACGCCGGATCCCCCGGATGGTTCCAGTGCGGTCAATGAAGACCGATGTGGGAAGAGTAGAGGCGCCGTACTGTTCGGCCAATGCTCGGCTCGGCAGGGCGCCAGTCAAGACGGAAAAATTAAACTGTGCGTCGTATTGCTGAAGTTCTTGTGGCGTGGCCGCACGGTAGAGACTGATCACCACCAGCCCGTGACTCAGGTATTCCAGCTGGTAACCACGGAGCAGTTGGTCATTCTCTCGGCAGGAGGCGCAGCGGAGATCACCGAATAGCACAATGACAGCCTTGCCCCGCAACTTGGTCAGGCTGAACTGTTCACCGCTCAGATCAGTGAAAGTAAAGTTTGGAGCCACCTGCAGCGCAGGCCCCACTCCTCCACCGGCCAACGATAGAGGAGAGCCAAAGGCAGCCAACGCAAGCACAAGCAGTACACGCTTCATGGGGTCTCCTCAACGATGTCCTCACCGTAACATGACCGCGCCTCCGGGCCGGTGTCTATCGCTACCAAAAACATTCCGCCTTTGTCCAGTTCACTGATGTGAGGGGGTGAACTCAGTGAACTGGATCCTGAAGATCAAGAGTCTCGGCCTTCTGGGGCGACGCGGCTCAGCACATGCGGCTTTGGGAAGATGCGCGCATCCGTCTTGGATCTCGTGCGGCCTGAGTGAATCCACCTTGCTTCACTGGGCCGTGCCGCTTTAAAACTTGACCAGAAACGCCGTGAAGTACATGAGGGCCACGCCGACGGTGAAACCGCCGAGGTTTGACCAGCCCGCTACCGGGAGGCCGAGTTTGCCGGTGTTGCGGATCACCAAGCGGCCCACCTCCCAAATCACCTGCAGGATGGCCCCCAGTCCGATCGCCAGGAAGATGGTGGCCAGGACGGGATTGAAGGCAAAGCCCCCGATCCAGGTGCCCAAGATCGCCGGGCCGCCTGCGACC is part of the Deinococcus sp. QL22 genome and harbors:
- a CDS encoding DUF6110 family protein, with the protein product MSDHKQNIKVEVPEIKIIAPESRNDGAAYRGGAGQRRRAPQLQMAPTTSAFLGGLLVGTVGLKLLGSRDAKRLYAHLIAGGMKMKDTLDTSVEGVRASYDDVMADARTIYEKDRSEQKSREYADLSGEGEHNAPDLVDAKLVEERAPARNTTDAEDTGSQ
- a CDS encoding bifunctional UDP-sugar hydrolase/5'-nucleotidase, which translates into the protein MTLTRSLLLTVSLLGTASAAPLTLTVLHTDDLHGRLEPTTIGQATYGGYARQATLVKQFSAQDPNPLVLSGGDTFQGTLFYNVYKGLADVLFMNLMGYKAMAVGNHEFDDGPEALAKFAQKATFPLLAANIDISAEPLLKDLVKPYAVLTVGGEKIGVVGAVTPDLPLISSPGPNVKMLELMTSLKGSVTALQGQGINKIILVSHLGYTLEQEVARTVPGIDLIVGGHSHTLLGTFTNKDFPASEGPYPTIVNNPDGNRTLLVAAWEWGKVLGRLKVTFNDAGAVEAWEGNPVPVTADIAEDPTAKRMIETLSVPIANLRRQVVGQTAAGLNGNREIVRKRESTMANVLADASLAAAQRAGATIAFVNGGGVRASINPGPITFEEAITVQPFGNSLSVLDLTGAQIRAALEHGVATWSENKGQFLHVSKGVSYTFDLAKPAGSRVTAVTLNGQPLVDTQTYKVAMNNFTAGGGDGFTMFKGAKRLDTGTLDVDILVNYLKASPAVDVQNEGRIVIVNEPK
- a CDS encoding TlpA disulfide reductase family protein: MKRVLLVLALAAFGSPLSLAGGGVGPALQVAPNFTFTDLSGEQFSLTKLRGKAVIVLFGDLRCASCRENDQLLRGYQLEYLSHGLVVISLYRAATPQELQQYDAQFNFSVLTGALPSRALAEQYGASTLPTSVFIDRTGTIRGIRRGLLSEAQLLQMLQSLM